One genomic region from Longimicrobium sp. encodes:
- a CDS encoding chromate transporter, whose translation GWLMPGEMLDGLGMAETTPGPLVLVLQFVAFVGAYRDPGALPPMLAGVLGATLTAWVTFAPSFLFIFAGAPYVERLRGNRALAAALRGITAAVVGVILNLAVWFALHVLFGRIGEVRGFGLRLLVPDWATLNLPSLLISVASAMAIFRFKAGMLPVLAGAAACGIAYRLLG comes from the coding sequence ACGGGTGGCTGATGCCGGGGGAAATGCTGGACGGCCTGGGAATGGCGGAGACCACGCCCGGGCCGCTGGTGCTGGTGCTGCAGTTCGTGGCGTTCGTGGGCGCCTACCGCGATCCCGGCGCGCTCCCCCCGATGCTCGCCGGGGTGCTGGGCGCCACGCTCACCGCGTGGGTGACCTTCGCGCCGTCGTTCCTGTTCATCTTCGCGGGCGCCCCGTACGTGGAGCGCCTGCGCGGCAACCGCGCACTCGCCGCCGCGTTGCGGGGGATCACCGCCGCGGTCGTGGGCGTGATCCTGAACCTGGCGGTCTGGTTCGCCCTGCACGTGCTGTTCGGCCGCATCGGCGAGGTACGCGGCTTCGGGCTGCGCCTGCTCGTTCCGGACTGGGCCACGCTGAACCTGCCCTCCCTGCTCATCTCCGTCGCGTCCGCCATGGCGATCTTCCGCTTCAAAGCCGGCATGCTCCCCGTCCTGGCCGGCGCCGCCGCATGCGGCATCGCCTATCGCCTGCTC